The DNA window GGCTGTTGATTGGGGAGGCTTGTCCTGCGCCCCTCCCGGGGCGCGGGGCGTGTGCGCCTGCTTCCGGTGGTTGCGGCTAGGCCTCCACCACCGGCTAAAATCCGCTGTGCCTTCGGCACACAGAGGGTGTCAACCTTTCTTGCAATTCTTCGCCTGCCTAACATCAGTTGATAATGCATCAGCGGGCGCGCTACGGAACGTTTGCCGAGCGACTTCAATGCGAGGTCTCGCGTTTGCGCGGCGGCAGCACAAAATGTTTGCCGCTCACATTCAAGGTGGTGAAACGCGCGTAATGCACCATCCCCGAACCCAGGCCGGGCGAGAGTGAAACCAGCCCCATCTTCAAATCATCGAAATACAGCACGCAGCCAAAGCCCGCGTCTGACAAGCAGGGGCCGTGAAAAAAGCGCTGCGTCTGGATTTCGGTGAGCAGCAACTGGGCGATCAGCACCTCGCGGTTGACCATGCGTTTGAGAATGCTCTCAAGGATGGGCATCAACTCTTCCTGGAAGTCGGAGGTCGCCGCGACACCGGCCTGGATGAAGGTTTCGTTCTCACCCAGATGATCGAAAAAGAAGGCGAAAACCTTGCCGAATTCCTCTTCGTTTTGCAGCAGGTCGCGCAGTTGTTCCAGCCGTTGCCATTCCATGGGGAACCTCGTCACTTTGTCACGCCGCGGGCCGACGTTTCGATGAATTGGATTAAGTAATCAATCTCAGGTGTGCCGCTCAGCTCGGCTTTCATGCGTTCCAACGCCTGCGCAGTGTTCAGCTTCGCCGACAGCAGCAAGTGAAAGGCGTGCTGGATATGGCGAATCGCTTCGTTGCTGAAGCCTTTGCGCCGCAAGCCAAGCGTGTTGGCGCCATAACACGACGCGTGATTGCCGACCGTGCGCGCGTAAGGCAACGCATCTTTTACCACGACCGAATAGCCGCCGATGAAAGCGTGATCGCCGACGCGGCAAAATTGATGCACGCCGCTGTAAGCGCCCACCGTCACGTGATCGCAGATCGTGACGTGCCCGGCCAGCGTCGCGGCATTGGCAAAAATGTTGTGCGATCCGACCTGACTGTCGTGCCCGACGTGCGCCTGGGCCATAAACAGATTGTCGTCGCCCACGTGCGTGATGCCGCCGCCGTTGGTCGTGCCACGATTGAGCGTGACGTATTCGCGGATGACATTGCGCTGACCGATGACGAGATGCGTCTCTTCGCCTTTGAATTTCAAATCCTGTGGCGGTTGGCCAATCGAGGCGAAGGGATAGACGCTAGTGCCGCTGCCGATTTCGCAGGGGCCTTCAACGACGACGTGCCCGGCAATTTCTATGTCGTCGTGCAATTTGACGTGCGCGCCGATGAGCGAATACGGGCCGACGCTGACATTGCTGCCGAGTTCGGCGCTGGCACTGATGATCGCGGTGGGATGGAGCATAGCTTCAGTTGTCGGTCGTCAGTTGTCGGTTGTCGGTTGCCAATCGAAAGGGTTCTTTCAAACCGACAACTGACGACCGACAACTGGCAACTATTTCTTGCGGTCAGCCAGCGCGGAAGAGATGTTGGCCTCGGCGACCAATTGACCATCCACAAACGCCTCAGCATGCAGCTTGGCATAGCCCATTTTGTATTTGAGCACGGTGACTTCGAGGCGCACCTGATCGCCAGGCACGACAGGACGGCGGAATTTGGCTTCGTCAATGCCGGTGAAATAGAGCAGCTTTTCGTCGCGGTTGGGGATTTCGCGAAACAGCAAAATCGCGCCGGCCTGCGCCATCGCTTCGATAATCAGGACGCCGGGAAATACGGGCGCGCCGGGAAAATGGCCCTGAAAGACGTGCTCATTCATCGTGATGTTCTTGATCGCCACCAAACGTTTGAGCGGCTCGATCTCAAGTACACGGTCAACCAGTAGCATCGGGTAACGATGCGGGATGATGTTTTGAATTTCGTTGATGTCCATTGGTGTCAGTGGTCAGTGGTCAGTGGTCAGTGGTCAGTGAAAAAGCCATTCGACTAGCCGTTGATCATTGGGCACTTTTATCAAGCTCTTTTTCCAGTTTTTTCAAGCGGTCGAACAGTTCAGGCAAACGCCCATACAGCACCTGCGATTTGCGCCAGGCCTGATAATCCATCGCCGGCATCATACCACCGACCAGTTTGCCCGCTGCGACGCTTTTGGTCACGCCGGTGCGCGCGGTAATGGTGACGCGGTCGCCAACCGTGATGTGCTGGTTGGTGCCGATTTGCCCGGCGATGATGCAGGCCTTGCCGATTTTCGTCCCACCGGAAAAGCCCGCGAGCGCGGCAACGACGGTGTCTTCGCCGATTTCGACGTTGTGGCCGAGCTGAATCAGGTTGTCGAATTTCGCGCCGCGCCGGATGCGCGTTTCGCCAAAGCCCGCGCGGTCTACGCAACAGTTCGCGCCGAGTTCGACATCGTCTTCGATCACGACGCGGCCCACTTGCAAGAGCTTGCATTGCCGCCCCTGCTCATCGGGCGTGAAGCTGAAACCGTCCGCGCCGATCACCACGCCGCTGTGAATGCGGCAGCGCGCGCCGATGAGCGTGTCGTCATACACCGAAACATTGGCGAAGAACACCGAGTCGTCGCCGACCGTGCAGTGATCGCCGATGACCACACCGGGATGCAGCGTGACGCGGTCGCCGATGTGCGAGTTGCGTCCAATCGTGACGCGCGGGTGGATGGAGCAATCCGCGCCGATGGCTGAGCCTTCGCCCATTGCCAAGTCTGCGCTGACACCGCGCGCGACGTAAGGCTTGCCGTAAAACAGTTGAATGGCGCGGGCAAAGGCGAGTTTTGGGTTGGGGGCGCTGAGCAAATTGCTATGGGCCAGCGCCGGATGTTCGGCCAGTTTGCGGGGCACGATTAAGGCCGTGGCGGCGCAACTGGCGGCAGCGGCCAGCCGCGCGGCTTCGGCGACAAAAGTCACGGTGCCCGCTTGTGCAGCGTCGAGCGGCGCCACGCCGGTGATTTCAGCGTCGCCGTCACCATGCCACTCAGCGCCGATTCGTTCTGCTAGTGCCGCCAACTTCATCGCATCTTCTCCGCACAAAACAAAAGGCAGCAGCCAACCGCGGAACGCTGCTTTTCCGGGCTGCCTGCTGCCTACTGCTTACCGCTGACTGCCTACTTCTTCGGCGCTGCTGCCGGAGCCGCGCCACCGGGGTTGGCCTTGTTATATTCCTTCATGAAATCTTCGGTGATGTCAGAGGTCGCCGAAGCAAACAATAGCACGCCCGCCTGTTGCGCCGCGCCGGCTTCAATCACCAACACAATGCCGCGCTGCTGGCAGTAGGTTTCGAGCAACTTGCCAACCTTGTCATAAACCGGCCCTTGCACGTCGCCCAGCCGCTTTTGGCCGAGCGCTTCGTAATCCTCATTCAACCGTTTGAGGCGGCGCTCTTTTTCAGTGCCTTCCTCGACCCAGCCATTGCGCACGGCGGCGCTGACCGTGGCGCCCTGGGTATTGATTTTGTTTTTGAGGTTCTCGACATCCGCCTGCAAGGCCTCCAGTTCTTTGCGCTTCGGTTCGAATTCAGTGTTGAGCGCATCGAGCTTTACTTTTAGATCATTGAGGCCGACGCGAAACGCGGCGGTGTTGAGCACCGCAATTTTACCCTCAGCGCCCGTGCCGCCCGTCGCGGCAGCCGCAGCGGGTGCCGCAGTGGTGCGCGACGGTGGGGTTGGGGTTTGTGCGAAAGCGGCCAGCGACAATGCGCTGAGCAACGCCACGGTGAAAAACATTCTGTTCATCTTTGTCATACTCCTTACGGCTCCTTACGGGATCGAAATATAGAATTGCCACAGCTACTTGGCCGCCGTCGCCGGCGCAGGGTTCGCTTTATTATATTCTTTGATGAAATCGTCGGTGATAAAGGCCGCTGTCGCGGCATACACGACTAACGCGGATTCGCGCAACTTCCCGGCTTCAAGCACTTGGGTAATGCCCTTTTGCGCGCAATACTGTTCGAGGAATTTGCTGATCTTGTCATAGATCGCGCCGGTTTCCTCCTGTTCGCGTTTCTGCGCCAGCGCCTGGGCGTCTTCGCCCTTGCGCGCTATTTCCTTTTGCAGGGATTGAATCTGTTCCTGCAGGCCAGCCGACTGTTGCGGGGTCAGGTTCGTCGCTTCCTGCAAGGTCTTTTGTTTGGCTTCCAGCGAGGTTTGCATGGATTCCAGTTCACGCTGTTTCGGCCCAAATTCGACTTGCAGCTTTTCGTATTTCACTTTGAGTTCGCCGATTTCGGTGCGAAAGGCGGCCAACTCAAGAATGCCGACCTTGGTTTTGCCAGCATCCTGCGCCACGGCACTCAACGACAGCACCAGCATGAGTGCGGATAGCCGCAGGATAAAATTCGATTTCAGTTTCATTGAAAAATCATCTCCTATCTTTTCGTAAGCGCCTCAACCAGCGCCCCAACCTTGCTTAAAACGTGCGTCCCACGCTAAACCGCACTGCGGTGCGCCGTTCGAGAAAGAGCACCTTGGGATCGGTCAAATCGGTCTTCGCCTGCGGGTTGTAGGCAAAAATCAGCCGGAACGGAACGTTGATCACCGGCATCTGCACGCGGATTTCCATGCCGAAAGAAGAGCGGATGTCGGAAAACAATTTCTGATTGGCTTGCGAGTTGCGCAGGATGTTGTAACTACGCGAATCGCCTTCCAAGAAGATCGTGCGGTAACCAATCGGATTGCCTGAATCATCACGCGGCGCACTCGCCAATTCTTCCGCCGTCGCCACGCGACCCGCCTGATTGAGCGTCACGCCGTTGGGGGCAATCTGCTGATTGATATAGCCGGTATTGGTGGTCTGATCTTTGTATTTGCGCGCGTTGAAGACCGAACCGATGTCGGCAAAGGCGGCGATTGCCAGAATGCTGACGATGGGCACGCGGTATTCCAGGTTGTAAATGAACTGGGTGTCGCCCCCGATGGGCGTGAAAAAGCGCTGCGCATTGACGACGTTGCAATTCGCCGACGGCGTTTCGGTGCAGCCTTTCTCTGGCGCTTGGAAAGTAAAATTGCGAATCACGCTGGAATCCACCTGCCCGACGGGCGGGTTAATCAGCCGGGTCGAATCGTTCGGATCAACGACTTTCGCCACGACGTTCTTGGTCGAAAGGAACGAATCGCTCGCCACGACCGGCGAAATGGAGCGGATGTTATAGCCACGAATGTCGTATTCGCCGCCCAGGAAAAAGCGTTCGTAAATCGGGATGCCGCCGATAAACGAGAGCGAGCAAATGTCGCGCACGCGGTCGCAACCGTCGAAAGAACTGCCATAGGTGCGAATGTGGTCAGCGCGAAACCGCATCGCCAGCACGTGCGGTTTATCCGAACGACGGTGGAAGACCGGCATGAAGCGTTTGTATTCGAGCGAGGGCGCAAACGTGCTGACGTCGCCGCCCAGAAAGCCGCCTGCCAGTGAGAGGCCCAGGAACAGGCTCTGCCCACGGGTCGGATCAAGCGAAGCGTTGGTCGAATTATAAAAAAGCGACGGGACAATGCGGCTGGTGATGATGCGCGGTTGCGCAAAGGTCACCGGGATGTCGTTTTTCGGGTCGCCGTCACGATTGACCTTCGGGTCTTGCGTGCTCGTTGCAGTCAGCGAGTATGACAACCCTAACCGCGACAGTCCCGCGAAGCTGCGCACCTTGCGTCCAAAAAAGGTGTTGGCAAAAATCGCCGCCGGCGCCGACATGCTGACCGTGCCGCCCACCGTGTTCTGCGTGAAGAGCGTATCGGCGTTCAAACTGGACAGCCCGAAGAAACTGGCTTGCAGTTGTTCGGTCGCGTTATTGAAATTGAACCCGGAGCCGATGAACTGATACTTCTGCGCAAACAACTGCAAGCCCAGACTGACGGGTTTGCCCAGAAAGTATGGCTCGGTGAAACTAATGCTGGCCGCCAATTGCCGGTTACCACCTGATAGCGAAATGCCCAGCGATTCGCCGTAACCTAAAAGATTGTTCGTCTCGTACTGCACACCAAAAAAGCTGCCCTGGAAACCGGATACGCCGCCGTTGACTGAAATCTGCTGGCGGCCTTTCTCTTTGACCTGCAAATCAATGTCTACGGTTTGGTCGCGGTCGTTCGTGCGCGTGA is part of the Acidobacteriota bacterium genome and encodes:
- the lpxA gene encoding acyl-ACP--UDP-N-acetylglucosamine O-acyltransferase, producing MLHPTAIISASAELGSNVSVGPYSLIGAHVKLHDDIEIAGHVVVEGPCEIGSGTSVYPFASIGQPPQDLKFKGEETHLVIGQRNVIREYVTLNRGTTNGGGITHVGDDNLFMAQAHVGHDSQVGSHNIFANAATLAGHVTICDHVTVGAYSGVHQFCRVGDHAFIGGYSVVVKDALPYARTVGNHASCYGANTLGLRRKGFSNEAIRHIQHAFHLLLSAKLNTAQALERMKAELSGTPEIDYLIQFIETSARGVTK
- the fabZ gene encoding 3-hydroxyacyl-ACP dehydratase FabZ — encoded protein: MDINEIQNIIPHRYPMLLVDRVLEIEPLKRLVAIKNITMNEHVFQGHFPGAPVFPGVLIIEAMAQAGAILLFREIPNRDEKLLYFTGIDEAKFRRPVVPGDQVRLEVTVLKYKMGYAKLHAEAFVDGQLVAEANISSALADRKK
- the lpxD gene encoding UDP-3-O-(3-hydroxymyristoyl)glucosamine N-acyltransferase, whose protein sequence is MKLAALAERIGAEWHGDGDAEITGVAPLDAAQAGTVTFVAEAARLAAAASCAATALIVPRKLAEHPALAHSNLLSAPNPKLAFARAIQLFYGKPYVARGVSADLAMGEGSAIGADCSIHPRVTIGRNSHIGDRVTLHPGVVIGDHCTVGDDSVFFANVSVYDDTLIGARCRIHSGVVIGADGFSFTPDEQGRQCKLLQVGRVVIEDDVELGANCCVDRAGFGETRIRRGAKFDNLIQLGHNVEIGEDTVVAALAGFSGGTKIGKACIIAGQIGTNQHITVGDRVTITARTGVTKSVAAGKLVGGMMPAMDYQAWRKSQVLYGRLPELFDRLKKLEKELDKSAQ
- a CDS encoding OmpH family outer membrane protein — its product is MNRMFFTVALLSALSLAAFAQTPTPPSRTTAAPAAAAATGGTGAEGKIAVLNTAAFRVGLNDLKVKLDALNTEFEPKRKELEALQADVENLKNKINTQGATVSAAVRNGWVEEGTEKERRLKRLNEDYEALGQKRLGDVQGPVYDKVGKLLETYCQQRGIVLVIEAGAAQQAGVLLFASATSDITEDFMKEYNKANPGGAAPAAAPKK
- a CDS encoding OmpH family outer membrane protein, with the translated sequence MKLKSNFILRLSALMLVLSLSAVAQDAGKTKVGILELAAFRTEIGELKVKYEKLQVEFGPKQRELESMQTSLEAKQKTLQEATNLTPQQSAGLQEQIQSLQKEIARKGEDAQALAQKREQEETGAIYDKISKFLEQYCAQKGITQVLEAGKLRESALVVYAATAAFITDDFIKEYNKANPAPATAAK
- the bamA gene encoding outer membrane protein assembly factor BamA translates to MTKRFNLQTSALIAAIFSAFLSFVIVRPVLAQQAAQDVLVEDVEIRGNRRIPKESILYYVQSKPGDRYSQALAQRDLEAILGLGFFDPLQTKLLLDDGPRGGKVIIFQVKEYPIIRDLQYRGLKSATESDVLTRFKERRTQVSKENQLDPAKVNAAKIVLRELLAEKGHPQADVSIEVEDISATTVALIFNVEEGPRVRVKEIVFTGEKGDFSQRRLRGAMKLVKEAGIISTFKSADIYFKEKLQDDLERVRFFLGQKGYLQAKYSEPIVEDAGKVSGGLPLPFLRKTGPGLRVTIPIEVGRRYKVTKVEEKGVTIFQPGVITAVSGIKVGEYINMKNIQENVFKGVKDLFGTQGYIQAEVNFNPKFNDTSATEGEVEVTLEVDEGRQFTMRRLEFIGNTNTRDVVLRREVLVNEGDPYNKRYWDLSVLRLNQLGLFDEIKDKDAITRTNDRDQTVDIDLQVKEKGRQQISVNGGVSGFQGSFFGVQYETNNLLGYGESLGISLSGGNRQLAASISFTEPYFLGKPVSLGLQLFAQKYQFIGSGFNFNNATEQLQASFFGLSSLNADTLFTQNTVGGTVSMSAPAAIFANTFFGRKVRSFAGLSRLGLSYSLTATSTQDPKVNRDGDPKNDIPVTFAQPRIITSRIVPSLFYNSTNASLDPTRGQSLFLGLSLAGGFLGGDVSTFAPSLEYKRFMPVFHRRSDKPHVLAMRFRADHIRTYGSSFDGCDRVRDICSLSFIGGIPIYERFFLGGEYDIRGYNIRSISPVVASDSFLSTKNVVAKVVDPNDSTRLINPPVGQVDSSVIRNFTFQAPEKGCTETPSANCNVVNAQRFFTPIGGDTQFIYNLEYRVPIVSILAIAAFADIGSVFNARKYKDQTTNTGYINQQIAPNGVTLNQAGRVATAEELASAPRDDSGNPIGYRTIFLEGDSRSYNILRNSQANQKLFSDIRSSFGMEIRVQMPVINVPFRLIFAYNPQAKTDLTDPKVLFLERRTAVRFSVGRTF